The proteins below are encoded in one region of Phycisphaerales bacterium AB-hyl4:
- a CDS encoding DUF1559 domain-containing protein — protein MAVNSYCIHELDPHLAAARGRTGTTLAGFTLIELLVVISIIALLIAILLPALSNARQAARETACGSNQRQLGIALISYAVDNRDELPHSRANFSGSNPYFFAIWPNQTSSEISQLVGTFNPGATASQERYGELFFCPAAEQRISYNPANTLVSDYWLTTYTPLYDWMKTVGLEPQWTFGMVPPRYLSRDTDPSSIRRQSQVMLSDIAYAVGGAFPGNWLPTPLGTWGSNHTPGPLGSLADGPRGRVNTLYTDGHVSRRSDEQLQRYIIRSNEQYAF, from the coding sequence ATGGCCGTCAATTCATATTGTATCCATGAGCTCGACCCGCATCTTGCAGCCGCACGAGGCCGCACCGGAACAACTCTTGCTGGTTTCACACTCATCGAACTTCTCGTGGTAATATCGATCATTGCGCTACTTATCGCGATCTTGCTCCCGGCATTGAGTAACGCGCGGCAGGCCGCTCGAGAGACAGCATGTGGCTCAAACCAGCGTCAGCTTGGTATTGCCTTGATCTCCTACGCGGTCGACAATCGCGATGAGCTGCCCCATTCGCGAGCAAACTTTTCCGGCAGCAATCCCTATTTTTTCGCCATATGGCCGAATCAGACGTCAAGTGAAATCAGCCAATTAGTCGGAACGTTCAACCCGGGGGCAACGGCAAGCCAGGAACGGTACGGGGAACTTTTTTTCTGCCCTGCTGCCGAACAGAGGATCAGCTACAACCCCGCCAACACATTGGTGTCAGATTACTGGCTTACCACTTACACGCCGCTGTACGACTGGATGAAAACGGTCGGACTGGAGCCGCAGTGGACGTTTGGCATGGTGCCGCCGCGGTACCTGTCGCGCGATACGGATCCGTCCTCAATCCGAAGGCAATCCCAAGTCATGCTAAGCGACATCGCTTACGCAGTGGGGGGGGCATTCCCCGGCAACTGGTTACCAACACCTCTTGGAACATGGGGTTCTAACCACACCCCTGGCCCACTCGGCTCGCTGGCTGATGGACCGAGAGGTCGCGTCAACACGCTTTACACCGACGGGCATGTCAGCAGAAGAAGTGACGAGCAACTCCAACGCTACATTATCCGATCCAATGAACAGTACGCGTTTTAA
- a CDS encoding alpha-galactosidase, with protein sequence MSQNATKPVSGRPACTAVLKDEILTLSTGRLERRYRWNGGALIGEQLMDVNTGDCWSLQADGPDLVLPGLAGEPEEGTLDVEQVPGGPVDTAHVRAVVTVRLGRLAVRRTFRLYPDCPAIACDLALRGRGDGPWRSTAVGAMDRSDIESTARARRPDFFAPVTERLPLHHRHTRLTCVALRDATDWHNNLVHAETRMPWARIEMARGNLVLIEALIENTGVFLLKEAPLAEAQLAYPDCDVRFDNKSVQMVGLGLDPADLREDVWVEGYGTVIGMARGGETGLLRALRDYQHRLRARRPDRDASVLVNTWGDRNKDNRISESFALAELASCARLGASHLQLDDGWQTGQTYVAPDESYWQRSDHWAVHPERFPNGLEPVIQRGKELGVEVALWFAPSRANGYADWEKDAQRLVELHRTLGVRMFKIDLVEIPDRAADRRFRAMLDRVLAETDGQVVFNLDATAGRRLGYFDGNRYGLVFLENRYTDWQNYYPHWTLRNLWQLARYVPPQRFQIEWLNIWRNANQYPQDDPLAPRQVGFEYAFATTLAAHPLGWFEACNLPEAAFEIVPLVKAYRAHQAALHASPVLPIGEEPTGTSWPGFQSVGDHGGYLLVYRELNARPKAQLATWLDPGTAIMARPVIGHGASFEAVVDEASQLPFSLAQPMSWCLYQYEIRK encoded by the coding sequence ATGTCTCAGAATGCAACCAAACCTGTCAGTGGCCGACCAGCCTGCACCGCGGTACTGAAGGATGAGATTCTCACACTCAGTACAGGCCGACTTGAGCGCCGCTACCGTTGGAACGGCGGGGCGCTCATTGGCGAACAACTGATGGATGTGAATACGGGCGACTGTTGGTCGTTGCAGGCCGACGGGCCGGACCTTGTGTTGCCCGGGCTTGCTGGCGAACCCGAGGAGGGAACGCTTGATGTGGAGCAGGTGCCCGGCGGCCCTGTGGACACGGCGCACGTGCGGGCGGTGGTGACAGTTCGGCTGGGCCGCCTGGCGGTGCGGCGAACGTTTCGGCTATACCCCGACTGTCCGGCGATCGCCTGCGATCTGGCGCTGCGGGGCCGGGGGGACGGCCCTTGGCGCAGCACCGCTGTCGGTGCGATGGATCGAAGCGATATCGAATCGACCGCGCGTGCACGTCGGCCCGACTTCTTCGCGCCGGTCACCGAACGCCTGCCCCTGCACCATCGCCACACCCGCCTGACATGCGTGGCGTTGCGTGATGCCACCGACTGGCACAACAACCTTGTGCATGCTGAGACGCGGATGCCGTGGGCCCGAATCGAAATGGCCCGCGGCAACCTCGTGCTTATCGAAGCTTTGATCGAAAACACAGGCGTGTTCCTGCTGAAGGAAGCGCCACTTGCCGAGGCCCAGCTTGCTTATCCCGACTGTGATGTGCGCTTTGACAATAAGAGCGTGCAAATGGTCGGGTTGGGTCTGGACCCGGCGGACTTGCGCGAGGATGTTTGGGTCGAGGGCTATGGCACGGTGATCGGCATGGCACGCGGCGGCGAGACGGGTCTGCTGAGGGCGCTGCGCGACTACCAGCACCGCCTGCGTGCCCGGCGTCCGGATCGCGATGCGTCGGTGCTGGTCAACACGTGGGGCGATCGAAACAAGGACAACCGCATCAGCGAATCGTTCGCGCTGGCCGAACTGGCGTCTTGCGCCAGGCTCGGAGCAAGTCACCTGCAACTGGACGATGGATGGCAGACGGGGCAGACGTATGTCGCTCCCGACGAATCCTATTGGCAGCGCAGCGACCATTGGGCGGTCCACCCCGAACGCTTTCCCAACGGCCTGGAGCCGGTGATCCAGCGGGGCAAGGAACTGGGGGTGGAGGTCGCGCTGTGGTTCGCGCCTTCGCGCGCCAACGGTTACGCCGACTGGGAGAAGGACGCGCAGCGGTTGGTCGAACTGCACCGCACGCTTGGTGTGCGAATGTTCAAGATCGATCTTGTCGAGATCCCCGACCGGGCGGCCGACCGCCGATTCCGCGCGATGCTCGACCGCGTGCTTGCAGAAACCGATGGCCAGGTGGTGTTCAACCTCGATGCCACCGCAGGCCGGCGGTTGGGCTACTTCGACGGCAATCGGTATGGGCTCGTTTTTCTTGAGAATCGCTACACCGACTGGCAGAACTACTACCCGCACTGGACACTGCGGAATCTCTGGCAGCTCGCGCGCTACGTTCCGCCGCAGCGGTTTCAGATCGAATGGCTCAACATCTGGCGCAATGCGAACCAGTACCCGCAGGACGACCCGCTGGCACCGCGGCAGGTGGGCTTCGAGTACGCCTTCGCCACGACGCTGGCGGCACATCCGCTGGGATGGTTTGAAGCGTGCAACCTGCCTGAAGCCGCATTCGAGATCGTTCCGCTGGTGAAGGCGTACCGTGCGCATCAGGCAGCATTGCATGCCTCGCCCGTGCTGCCCATTGGGGAAGAGCCCACCGGTACGAGTTGGCCCGGCTTCCAGTCGGTCGGCGACCACGGCGGATACCTGCTGGTCTATCGTGAATTGAACGCACGGCCCAAGGCGCAACTTGCCACCTGGCTTGATCCCGGCACGGCCATCATGGCCAGGCCTGTCATCGGTCACGGCGCGTCGTTCGAAGCCGTCGTCGACGAGGCCAGCCAACTGCCATTCTCCCTCGCGCAGCCGATGAGCTGGTGTCTATATCAGTATGAGATTCGAAAATAG
- a CDS encoding LacI family DNA-binding transcriptional regulator: protein MSIALVGVALNTPIQLMDISEIESLASADGYQLFLVARDIALDQNVTQRILRDLVGRRVDGLILHRPVPVPPATVRMLLDLPVPVVFTQYAEPLAHMSVGVNRLLAIRELARHMAGLGHRQALFIGAQWDWDQPSGKLDHYRKAWHEHHMQLFNVRRWVLGDKSRLGHGPQGYAVVKDLLQHIQPTALIMTDDDAAIGAMTAIHEAGLQVPKDISVVGFDDVPNASIARPALTTIHQPRGETGRAAYRLLLQHLQEPSDTPQHIVINSRLVLRDSVGPARTKQRLLSDQLLIDDHTDHLVTHLEEDC from the coding sequence ATGAGCATTGCTCTGGTCGGCGTGGCGCTAAACACGCCCATTCAGCTCATGGACATCAGCGAAATTGAGTCGCTCGCCAGTGCCGACGGTTACCAACTCTTCCTCGTCGCTCGCGATATCGCCTTGGATCAAAACGTCACCCAGCGCATTCTCCGCGATCTCGTCGGTCGACGTGTCGATGGTCTGATCCTTCACCGACCTGTTCCCGTTCCCCCCGCCACTGTGCGCATGCTTCTCGACTTGCCGGTCCCGGTCGTCTTTACCCAGTATGCTGAACCCTTGGCACACATGAGTGTCGGCGTCAATCGACTGCTTGCCATTCGGGAACTTGCTCGCCACATGGCTGGACTCGGTCACCGTCAAGCCCTGTTTATCGGCGCCCAGTGGGACTGGGATCAGCCTTCGGGCAAACTTGATCATTATCGCAAGGCTTGGCACGAACATCATATGCAGCTTTTCAATGTTCGCCGTTGGGTTCTTGGCGATAAGAGCCGCCTTGGCCATGGCCCTCAAGGCTACGCGGTTGTCAAGGATCTGCTTCAACATATTCAACCCACTGCTTTGATCATGACGGATGATGATGCGGCCATCGGCGCGATGACCGCCATCCACGAAGCAGGGCTACAGGTTCCCAAAGATATCAGTGTGGTCGGCTTCGATGACGTGCCCAACGCCTCTATCGCGAGGCCAGCTTTGACGACCATTCACCAGCCCCGCGGAGAAACCGGTCGGGCCGCCTACCGCCTGTTACTTCAGCATTTGCAAGAACCCAGCGATACACCCCAGCACATTGTAATCAACAGTCGTCTGGTCCTTCGCGATTCCGTCGGGCCGGCGCGTACCAAACAGCGGTTACTTTCAGATCAACTCCTGATCGATGACCACACGGATCACCTTGTAACTCACCTTGAGGAGGATTGTTGA
- a CDS encoding family 10 glycosylhydrolase gives MSDKTRNHHNIRRLVWTASILFAMMLTGTAPTPVHAEDWRPVLLPASINQDRTVHMVGGHIQPVFLMFQASDAVRQQAEEHKVEVYVSLPIEVKLLDHAGQFHEYDQPSHEQQGERVVHRLPLRVSNHLLAGHPGANFISEWTSQALYLDIPEQLPAEQRFIEIELRVDGTAVQQRWPMVLHAFDQPGIQNRLTRIGMWSYGYTRAGEASGPGLAAFLQQAGIGHTQLASEAMHSALVERNIINGGDVHHDHFFSSQYPDVTATGAVFAGGFACPVSAVEHYHPADLPGVSVMAEAARRFDGIATVDYEPEARFGFSDHSIERFKQDMDVSDEAFDRLRAYIAEHGLRTYITEDSEIAELYKRWVDWRTKQVARYVRHMAEGFKELKPDGRFELTPNPGYDDTGLATLGYGYNAVEMARYVDAIQPQIYVGYGGAGAKLAMQYVRNWRQNMKEQNAEAELHPILLVRYAGASVFNNPNRLHQQIIGAIAEGADGILLYYPDQMDAPYWIKLSKTTRTLDRVEQFYHEGERVDEEFPPQNMLEGTASVSRWPAHKLVVENPEWHMTAHRLNDRVLLTLFNLHEANDVIFSVQTPDNWHVTETMEADETGDDWLVAPQSIGFVVLEYQ, from the coding sequence ATGTCAGATAAAACTCGAAACCACCACAACATCAGGCGGCTTGTATGGACGGCCAGCATCCTGTTCGCAATGATGCTGACCGGGACGGCCCCCACACCGGTCCATGCGGAAGATTGGCGGCCGGTCCTGCTTCCCGCTTCCATCAATCAGGATCGCACGGTGCACATGGTTGGTGGCCACATTCAACCTGTGTTCCTGATGTTTCAGGCTTCGGATGCCGTACGGCAACAAGCTGAAGAGCACAAGGTGGAGGTCTACGTCAGTCTGCCCATTGAGGTCAAACTTCTGGACCACGCTGGGCAATTTCACGAATATGATCAGCCGTCACACGAACAGCAGGGCGAGCGTGTGGTGCATCGCCTGCCTCTGCGAGTCTCGAACCACCTCTTGGCTGGGCATCCGGGCGCCAATTTCATCTCCGAATGGACGAGCCAGGCGCTGTACCTCGATATTCCCGAACAACTGCCTGCCGAACAACGCTTCATCGAGATCGAGCTTCGGGTGGATGGTACGGCCGTTCAGCAACGTTGGCCCATGGTTTTGCACGCTTTCGATCAGCCTGGTATTCAGAACCGACTGACCCGGATCGGCATGTGGAGCTATGGCTACACCCGCGCCGGCGAAGCCAGCGGCCCCGGCCTGGCCGCTTTTCTCCAGCAGGCTGGCATCGGCCACACGCAACTAGCAAGCGAAGCCATGCATTCCGCCCTCGTCGAACGTAATATCATCAACGGCGGCGACGTGCATCACGATCACTTCTTCAGCAGCCAATACCCTGACGTCACCGCCACTGGCGCGGTTTTTGCCGGTGGCTTCGCCTGTCCCGTCAGCGCCGTGGAACATTACCACCCCGCCGACCTGCCCGGCGTTTCGGTCATGGCCGAAGCCGCCCGAAGGTTTGATGGCATCGCGACTGTCGACTATGAACCCGAGGCCAGGTTCGGCTTCTCCGACCACTCAATCGAACGCTTCAAGCAGGACATGGACGTTTCCGATGAGGCATTCGATCGGCTCCGCGCATACATCGCCGAGCACGGCCTACGCACTTACATCACTGAAGATTCCGAAATCGCCGAGCTTTACAAGCGATGGGTCGATTGGCGCACCAAGCAGGTTGCACGCTATGTACGCCACATGGCAGAAGGCTTCAAGGAACTCAAGCCTGACGGACGCTTCGAGCTTACACCCAATCCCGGCTATGATGACACCGGATTGGCCACCCTTGGCTATGGCTACAACGCGGTGGAAATGGCCCGTTATGTCGACGCGATCCAGCCCCAGATTTATGTCGGCTATGGCGGTGCCGGAGCCAAACTCGCCATGCAATACGTACGCAATTGGCGTCAAAACATGAAGGAACAAAACGCCGAAGCTGAGCTCCATCCGATTTTGCTCGTTCGCTACGCAGGCGCTTCGGTCTTCAACAACCCCAATCGCTTGCATCAGCAGATCATCGGCGCCATTGCTGAAGGAGCAGATGGCATCCTGCTTTATTATCCGGACCAGATGGACGCGCCTTACTGGATCAAGCTCAGTAAAACAACACGGACCTTGGATCGTGTTGAGCAGTTTTATCATGAAGGCGAGCGTGTCGATGAAGAATTTCCGCCACAGAATATGCTCGAAGGCACCGCCAGCGTGAGTCGTTGGCCCGCCCATAAACTCGTCGTCGAAAATCCGGAGTGGCATATGACCGCCCACCGTTTGAACGATCGCGTCTTGCTGACACTCTTCAATCTGCACGAGGCCAACGACGTGATCTTTAGCGTTCAAACCCCCGACAACTGGCATGTGACCGAAACCATGGAAGCAGACGAAACAGGCGATGATTGGCTGGTCGCACCCCAATCCATCGGCTTCGTCGTGCTGGAGTATCAGTAA
- a CDS encoding metallophosphoesterase encodes MRILYANDLHAFEPFEPHYPKAAIAVPRFFEYLHQHKSTIDLVVIGGDCVNRGSAQIAELEWVHEQLCATGIPFQVVAGNHDIAPSRAFAERYPGMEDMEECPLEQTNFGRLFGEKGIRHTMDLAGYKGVFLSVRDEDTDGQVAWLARQLEDQTPTLLFCHYPLVPSRSDGFCHTWDYGRISAVIPQLVDLIQCHTDHIRAYFCGHQHINSVMPIARTPQIVTGSVGVGPCCFRMLDITPAGINVTTHRLPDIPNWLEDAMNPDRSSDHEHPTLIAYHWGNEAERTFTIPGPSCSQTLTQANGRSAT; translated from the coding sequence ATGCGAATTCTTTATGCGAATGACCTGCACGCCTTTGAACCCTTTGAGCCTCATTACCCCAAAGCGGCGATTGCTGTGCCGCGATTCTTTGAGTACCTGCACCAGCACAAGTCGACCATTGACCTGGTGGTGATCGGCGGCGATTGCGTTAACCGCGGATCGGCCCAAATCGCCGAACTTGAATGGGTGCATGAGCAACTATGTGCAACGGGCATTCCGTTTCAGGTCGTGGCCGGCAATCACGACATTGCACCGTCCAGAGCTTTCGCCGAGCGCTATCCGGGTATGGAAGACATGGAAGAATGTCCGCTGGAGCAAACCAACTTCGGGCGATTGTTCGGCGAAAAGGGCATTCGCCATACGATGGACCTGGCGGGATACAAAGGCGTCTTTCTATCCGTCCGCGATGAAGATACGGACGGACAGGTCGCTTGGCTTGCGCGTCAACTTGAGGATCAGACGCCGACGCTTTTATTCTGTCACTATCCACTGGTGCCCTCGCGTAGCGATGGATTTTGTCACACATGGGATTATGGCCGGATCAGCGCGGTGATCCCACAGCTTGTCGACCTGATCCAGTGCCACACTGACCACATCCGCGCCTACTTTTGCGGCCATCAGCACATCAACAGTGTGATGCCGATCGCCCGAACGCCACAGATCGTCACCGGATCGGTGGGCGTGGGGCCATGCTGCTTTCGGATGTTGGACATTACACCAGCCGGCATCAATGTCACGACGCATCGCTTGCCCGACATTCCCAACTGGCTGGAGGACGCGATGAATCCCGACCGATCCTCGGATCACGAGCACCCGACGCTGATCGCCTACCACTGGGGCAATGAGGCGGAGCGCACGTTCACGATTCCCGGGCCCTCCTGTTCACAAACTCTGACCCAGGCAAATGGCCGGTCGGCTACATGA
- a CDS encoding DUF1559 domain-containing protein, translating into MLIAILLPALSAARDSARRIQCQSNQRQIGLALHLYANDHRDFLPSMEGQFNHYPPLTVIRALVVDGDYLQRDNAAWGHSAAFQCPNDPNDYTTLIPSGSYPNSYWYRQSHNGNAIGTSTGQPLSLAVKDDSRAHLTRWLIVHRSAISIVDGAQLVTTSEGGIMTVAGAPYPWPDSNSFNSFWHDDGAHALYEDGHVSWVPYGEPIGAY; encoded by the coding sequence ATGCTGATCGCTATTTTACTGCCGGCGCTCAGCGCAGCGAGAGACAGTGCCCGAAGAATACAGTGCCAGAGCAATCAGCGCCAGATCGGCCTTGCCCTGCATCTGTACGCCAATGACCACAGGGATTTTCTGCCCAGCATGGAAGGCCAATTCAACCATTACCCACCTCTGACCGTCATCCGTGCCCTGGTCGTCGATGGTGATTACCTGCAACGTGATAATGCGGCCTGGGGTCACTCCGCGGCCTTTCAATGCCCCAACGACCCCAACGACTACACCACCCTGATCCCCAGCGGCAGTTATCCCAACAGCTATTGGTACCGCCAATCCCACAATGGCAACGCCATCGGTACATCCACCGGCCAACCGCTGAGCCTGGCGGTGAAAGACGACAGCCGCGCCCACCTCACCCGTTGGCTTATCGTACATCGCTCTGCGATTTCCATTGTCGACGGAGCGCAACTGGTCACCACCAGCGAAGGCGGCATCATGACCGTTGCCGGCGCCCCGTATCCTTGGCCGGACAGCAATTCCTTCAACAGCTTCTGGCACGACGACGGTGCTCATGCCCTGTACGAAGACGGGCATGTGTCCTGGGTGCCTTACGGAGAACCGATCGGCGCTTACTGA
- a CDS encoding Gfo/Idh/MocA family protein, producing MIRLGVIGAGGRGRIAKLAHRPEAGVEIAVACDTNEAVFDEYRQLCGSGLVTTHDWLEVVDRDDLDAIFIATPDFLHEAQAIAALDAGKIVYLEKPLAITIEGCDRVLAAADRGSGRLYVGHNMRFFPVMQKMKQIIDAGTIGDVQAIWCRHFVDYGGDAYFKDWHSEQRYSTGLLLQKGAHDIDMIHWFAGGYTQRTVGMGKLSVYNRVQNRRKADEYVSAVANEAHWPPLSQAGFSPIIDVEDHSMMLMQLDNGVQASYQQCHYTPDGHRNYTIIGTQGRIENIGCNSTDEHPAHIQLWTKRCGASINNYETITVPPVPGSHGGADPQIIDDFLNFIRTGQSRGACPLDARMSVAAGVMATCSLRQNNQPYDVPRSPCLQQNERASATLFPSRASISRAKL from the coding sequence ATGATTCGTCTTGGTGTGATTGGCGCGGGAGGGCGTGGCCGGATTGCAAAGCTGGCCCATCGTCCGGAAGCTGGTGTGGAAATCGCGGTCGCCTGCGATACCAACGAGGCGGTGTTCGACGAGTACCGGCAACTGTGTGGCAGCGGTCTCGTGACAACCCATGACTGGCTTGAAGTGGTCGATCGGGACGATCTTGATGCCATCTTTATCGCCACACCTGACTTCCTGCATGAAGCGCAGGCCATCGCGGCACTCGATGCGGGCAAAATCGTCTATCTCGAAAAGCCGCTGGCGATCACGATTGAAGGCTGCGATCGCGTGCTCGCCGCCGCGGACCGTGGATCGGGTCGGCTGTACGTCGGTCACAACATGCGATTCTTCCCGGTCATGCAGAAGATGAAACAGATCATCGACGCGGGGACGATCGGCGATGTCCAGGCGATCTGGTGTCGCCACTTTGTCGACTATGGCGGCGACGCCTACTTTAAAGACTGGCACTCCGAACAACGCTACAGCACCGGACTGCTGCTGCAGAAGGGCGCTCATGACATCGACATGATTCACTGGTTCGCTGGCGGCTATACGCAGCGAACGGTGGGCATGGGAAAGCTGAGCGTCTACAACCGGGTCCAGAATCGCCGCAAGGCCGACGAATACGTGTCGGCGGTCGCGAACGAAGCACACTGGCCGCCCCTGTCTCAGGCAGGTTTCAGCCCGATCATTGACGTCGAAGACCATAGCATGATGCTGATGCAACTGGACAATGGTGTGCAAGCGAGCTATCAGCAATGCCACTATACCCCCGATGGCCATCGCAACTACACCATCATCGGCACGCAAGGTCGGATCGAGAATATCGGCTGCAATTCAACAGATGAGCACCCGGCTCACATCCAACTTTGGACCAAGCGGTGCGGTGCCAGTATCAACAACTACGAAACCATCACCGTGCCGCCTGTGCCCGGATCGCACGGCGGTGCCGACCCTCAGATCATCGACGATTTCCTGAACTTCATCCGGACTGGCCAGTCACGTGGCGCCTGCCCGCTTGATGCCCGCATGAGCGTGGCAGCAGGTGTGATGGCGACATGTTCACTGCGCCAGAACAATCAGCCTTACGATGTCCCCCGCTCGCCATGCCTGCAACAAAACGAGCGTGCTTCCGCTACGCTTTTTCCATCAAGGGCGAGCATCAGCCGTGCGAAGCTGTGA
- a CDS encoding glycoside hydrolase domain-containing protein produces MHTSKGQEMIERRVELFNTALTLGVVVVVTASLFAMISVSHAESSVDVHIADFEEGMGGAKAFSDPFESLPNARPVRYGRTRQWATSGSYSLRIDAPAHRPGKTTAWPGVTLNAAALPVRDWRPYQYLTLDVKVTQPNTPVFVLVQRSSRRMDRVRWHRHNMGPGEYRIWMSIPGFVSGGDVESVADVIGLQLLLRMPDADKTVFFDNIQLRSEFTPRRSTEDLLGIDSEHVDEVEQLLGVPELLPPVVDYVETLTQTDVDRTRSVVDRLKRIRTRTETLTASAETEARLASDFPSRPFGAYVAPIDERVAFDGHRIGDRWRTALDTVMARGETRSHQLCLVRRRDADPGRLTVDISDFVDRASGETLPDELLEIGLDLVGYVYLGPNSDRERSGFERPGWYADPLLSWDGSIDIEAPRVIQPLLLTLKASHDAPPGRYIGTVTVSQENSDSSIDDNSVQVPVELEIVAVDMPVQPSLNTLVAVGYYGQNNPDFFLDYRISPNSRPYGSIYLRQSEPAVDLEKISELVKKGMTTFNLHQAYEMEIFEWRNQHGIDGAAERFVERIDARYPSQAWDRMAESGLLDHAVIYGFDETYLNTSENRQTIKAVFGSVKERYPQIRTASTAQKMEIEYLDLPIDIWIPSLDHFDVDVAREAQARGREVWTYTIDWEIWRPLVWSRALPWGIHQQGSQGWLYYNFSDWSRHHEREGLGEDPLTSWDPISWPSAGRYGTGGLVYRDRSGDLRGSLRLVNFREGMFDHDLITAIKRLAEDEDTGTIGEKAQRLLDHSRTGLILDFVEAYGGVHTPMQDSIGRSMDQWRDQALRLLAEETN; encoded by the coding sequence ATGCACACGTCAAAGGGGCAGGAAATGATTGAGCGACGGGTAGAACTCTTCAATACCGCGTTAACTTTGGGGGTGGTGGTTGTAGTAACTGCTTCGCTTTTCGCAATGATTAGCGTCAGCCATGCCGAGTCATCGGTTGACGTTCACATCGCTGATTTTGAGGAGGGGATGGGTGGCGCGAAAGCTTTCTCCGATCCGTTTGAAAGTCTGCCGAACGCTAGACCCGTTCGCTACGGACGGACCCGCCAATGGGCGACTTCTGGAAGCTACTCGCTTCGCATTGACGCTCCCGCGCACCGTCCCGGAAAAACCACAGCATGGCCCGGGGTGACGCTGAATGCCGCAGCCCTTCCGGTGCGTGACTGGCGACCCTATCAATACCTGACTCTGGATGTAAAGGTTACCCAGCCGAACACGCCGGTGTTTGTTCTCGTGCAACGGTCCAGCAGGAGAATGGATCGAGTACGGTGGCATCGGCATAATATGGGACCTGGGGAATATCGAATTTGGATGAGCATTCCCGGATTTGTCTCGGGTGGGGACGTCGAGAGTGTTGCCGATGTCATCGGCCTGCAGCTCTTGTTAAGAATGCCCGATGCCGACAAGACAGTCTTCTTTGACAACATTCAACTACGATCCGAATTTACACCGCGTCGTAGTACTGAAGACCTGTTGGGTATAGACTCGGAACATGTCGACGAAGTGGAGCAGCTTCTCGGTGTACCAGAGCTTCTACCTCCAGTGGTTGATTACGTCGAAACGCTGACCCAGACCGACGTCGATCGTACGCGAAGCGTCGTTGATCGACTCAAGCGTATCCGCACCAGGACGGAGACGCTTACCGCGTCAGCGGAGACGGAGGCCAGGCTGGCTTCGGATTTTCCATCACGTCCTTTCGGAGCCTATGTCGCGCCGATCGATGAGCGTGTTGCTTTCGATGGACATCGGATTGGCGATCGATGGCGAACTGCGCTTGATACAGTGATGGCGCGTGGTGAAACACGATCGCATCAGTTATGTCTCGTTCGTCGTCGGGATGCGGATCCCGGGCGTCTCACCGTTGACATCTCTGACTTTGTAGATAGAGCGTCGGGCGAAACGCTTCCAGACGAGCTACTTGAAATAGGCCTTGATCTGGTTGGATATGTGTATCTGGGACCCAATTCAGATCGGGAACGTAGCGGTTTTGAGCGGCCGGGCTGGTATGCGGACCCGTTATTGTCATGGGATGGTTCCATCGATATCGAAGCGCCTCGCGTGATTCAGCCGCTTCTGCTTACGCTGAAGGCCTCCCATGACGCGCCTCCTGGACGATACATTGGCACGGTAACGGTTAGTCAGGAGAACTCGGACTCCAGCATCGACGACAATTCTGTTCAGGTGCCCGTGGAGCTAGAGATCGTCGCTGTGGATATGCCGGTGCAGCCTAGTCTCAATACGCTGGTGGCTGTGGGGTATTACGGCCAAAACAATCCTGATTTCTTTCTCGATTACCGCATCAGCCCAAACTCGCGACCATACGGTTCGATCTATCTCAGGCAGAGCGAGCCTGCGGTTGACTTGGAAAAAATAAGTGAACTCGTCAAGAAAGGAATGACCACTTTCAACCTTCATCAAGCGTATGAAATGGAAATTTTCGAATGGCGAAACCAGCACGGAATCGATGGCGCGGCTGAGCGTTTCGTCGAACGGATTGACGCAAGATATCCGTCACAAGCTTGGGACAGGATGGCTGAGAGTGGGCTTCTCGATCACGCCGTGATTTATGGATTCGACGAAACCTATCTCAATACCAGCGAGAACCGACAGACGATCAAAGCCGTGTTTGGATCTGTGAAAGAACGCTATCCGCAGATTCGAACAGCTTCTACAGCACAGAAAATGGAAATAGAGTATCTGGACCTACCCATTGACATCTGGATTCCGTCGCTGGACCACTTTGATGTCGATGTGGCCCGCGAGGCACAAGCCCGCGGTCGCGAAGTATGGACCTATACGATCGACTGGGAAATCTGGCGACCGCTTGTGTGGTCGCGCGCCCTCCCTTGGGGGATTCACCAGCAGGGTTCGCAAGGCTGGCTGTATTACAATTTCAGTGACTGGTCGCGTCACCATGAGCGGGAAGGGCTCGGGGAAGACCCGCTGACCTCCTGGGATCCGATCAGTTGGCCAAGTGCTGGTCGATATGGCACGGGCGGGCTCGTCTACCGTGATCGTTCAGGCGATCTTCGGGGTTCACTTAGACTGGTCAATTTCCGAGAAGGGATGTTTGACCACGATCTCATCACCGCAATCAAGCGTCTCGCCGAAGATGAAGATACCGGCACGATTGGCGAAAAGGCGCAACGTTTACTCGATCACAGTCGCACGGGTCTGATCCTCGACTTTGTGGAGGCCTATGGTGGCGTTCACACGCCTATGCAGGATTCGATTGGCCGCTCGATGGATCAATGGCGAGATCAGGCGCTTCGCCTTCTAGCGGAGGAAACGAATTAG